A part of Setaria viridis chromosome 8, Setaria_viridis_v4.0, whole genome shotgun sequence genomic DNA contains:
- the LOC117833537 gene encoding uncharacterized protein, whose product MRKKGRPVPEWLNSPIWSAPPPAPAPPDPYGADLAPPPPPKPPPPVATAPPMPPPPSYEQAVREGGGRGDEEEEGAGAVLRAHLLADFKAALSKKVVNMGELQRLACLGVPDGGAGVRPVVWKLLLGYLPTDRGLWPYELEKKRSQYSAYKEEFLLNPSEKLRRIEESKLSRKKELNIERIGLLPRLEVTNEEHPLSSGKSSLWNQYFQESEILEQIDRDVKRTHPDISFFSAKSNQESLRRILIIFSKLNPSIRYVQGMNEVLAPLFYVFKNDPDPSSSASAEADTYFCFVELLSGFKDNYCKHLDNSSVGIRSTLSKLSQLLKRHDEELWRHMEVTTKVYPQYYAFRWITLLLTMEFSFNVCIHIWDAILGDPEGPPDTLMRICCAMLILVRKRLLAGDFTANIQLLQHYPATNIDHLLHIANRLRGTVAS is encoded by the exons ATGCGGAAGAAGGGGAGGCCGGTGCCGGAGTGGCTCAACAGCCCAATTTGGTCGGcgcccccgcccgcgccggccccgccggaCCCCTACGGCGCcgacctcgccccgccgcctccccccaaGCCCCCCCCGCCGgtcgccaccgccccgcccatgccgccgccgccgtcctacGAGCAGGCGgtgcgggagggcggcgggcggggggacgaagaggaggagggcgccgggGCGGTCCTGCGGGCGCACCTGCTCGCCGACTTCAAGGCCGCG CTGTCGAAGAAGGTGGTGAACATGGGGGAGCTCCAGCGGCTAGCCTGCCTCGGCGtgcccgacggcggcgcgggcgtccGACCAGTCGTGTGGAAG CTTCTCTTGGGGTATTTGCCAACTGATCGTGGTTTATGGCCTTACGAGTTAGAAAAGAAGCGGAGTCAATATAGTGCATACAAAGAagagtttcttctaaatcct TCAGAAAAACTACGGAGAATTGAGGAATCAAAGCtttcaagaaagaaagaattaaATATTGAGAGGATTGGCTTGCTTCCGAGATTGGAAGTTACTAATGAAGAACATCCTTTGAGCTCTGGTAAATCTAGCTTATGGAACCAATATTTTCAG GAATCAGAGATACTAGAACAGATAGACCGAGATGTAAAGCGAACACATCCAGACATATCATTTTTCTCTGCCAAGTCAAACCAG GAATCTCTGAGGCGTATTCTGATTATCTTTTCAAAATTGAACCCCAGCATAAGATACGTGCAAGGGATGAACGAAGTTTTGGCACCTCTATTCTATGTATTCAAGAATGACCCTGACCCAAGCAGCTCA GCTTCAGCTGAAGCAGACACATACTTTTGCTTTGTTGAATTGTTGAGTGGCTTTAAGGACAATTATTGCAAGCATCTTGACAATAGCAGTGTGGGTATTCGATCTACACTTTCAAAGCTGTCCCAACTCTTGAAGCGACATGATGAAGAACTATGGCGTCACATGGAGGTTACTACGAAG GTGTACCCACagtattatgcatttagatggATCACATTGCTCTTGACGATGGAGTTCAGTTTCAACGTATGTATACATATTTGGGATGCTATCCTGGGCGACCCCGAAGGCCCACCG GACACACTGATGAGGATATGCTGTGCTATGCTCATCCTAGTCCGGAAGCGACTCTTGGCTGGGGACTTCACCGCCAACATCCAGTTGCTGCAGCATTACCCAGCTACTAACATCGATCACCTCCTGCACATCGCCAACCGATTGAGAGGGACCGTAGCCAGCTAG